In the genome of Amphiura filiformis chromosome 4, Afil_fr2py, whole genome shotgun sequence, one region contains:
- the LOC140149630 gene encoding uncharacterized protein codes for SEVCSHCKIAIYCSDRCREDDQYRHKPECEIWGPKKCNNPSCSITEGLKECSGCNDAWYCSQSCQLKDRSNHKVLCQKRVKGVKEAAAKKRDYFQKRSGGPLSRPYYVGNNIAIDMLNLQENECDEKLDANERAANLKSDFSILQAGCGNLRNTILTVASLPVDFTGKVSTVLNDYDPFIQARNVLFLCMMIVFATKPGIAELITTIWYSVHLTNSQYTFLRECLTKLTAFTGAALASVTHGLVNIPEEHMRQLREVWRGWLELQCDKSHAKYIDLKKQDRDLRAMDTDPNNTFQKWEFLLKKHVPKDCVKSVEKWLKDGDFQTSTETLKYDNPTLTGYNLMNFRFYTLTEALEILKSPRHHKFIYCIAGNLSVFGEWDQLLVQRHNLNKSLVFRYHVYITSLVDKTVAFLKDKRLLIKVHVCNGLQLSSQLPPGVQFDRIFTSNIADYVGTKTLLKTFKPLLKTSNKQAVLITQYLYWCKNTFLEAVVESNHELAVDGTYKALLLAARKDTGREDIDEMLKYAGMGKGNTNFFMLDNASGVDPQAMINAMSKMGVDEFLTQEYFNNMVYFISLLRADLMACDQSLPMSKAVPFQKVTCMEGFKMQDFRRELNRVVPFAYRRNARPVNLLKAMERMVEWRLSAE; via the exons AGTGAAGTATGTAGCCACTGCAAGATAGCTATTTACTGCAGTGACAGGTGTCGTGAAGATGATCAGTACAGACACAAGCCAGAATGTGAGATATGGGGTCCTAAAAAATGCAACAATCCAAGCTGCTCTATAACAGAAGGACTGAAGGAG TGTTCAGGTTGTAATGATGCTTGGTATTGCAGCCAATCATGTCAGCTTAAAGACAGAAGTAATCACAAAGTACTTTGTCAAAAACGAGTGAAAGGTGTCAAAGAGGCTGCAGCGAAGAAGCGTGACTACTTCCAAAAGCGATCAGGTGGACCACTTAGCCGACCATATTACGTGGGAAACAATATAGCTATTGATATGCTGAACCTTCAAGAAAATGAATGTGATGAGAAGCTGGATGCAAACGAAAGAGCCGCCAACTTGAAGAGCGATTTTAGCATTCTACAAGCTGGGTGCGGTAATCTGCGGAATACTATTCTAACCGTTGCATCTCTTCCAGTCGACTTTACGGGGAAAGTTTCGACGGTACTCAATGACTATGATCCATTTATCCAAGCAAGGAATGTTCTTTTCTTGTGCATGATGATAGTGTTTGCAACAAAACCAGGTATCGCCGAGCTCATAACGACAATCTGGTATTCAGTACATCTAACAAACAGCCAGTACACTTTTTTGCGGGAATGTCTGACAAAACTCACTGCTTTCACTGGAGCTGCTCTAGCGAGCGTTACCCATGGACTTGTGAACATTCCTGAAGAACACATGCGACAATTGCGAGAGGTCTGGCGTGGATGGCTTGAGCTTCAATGTGACAAAAGTCATGCAAAATACATTGATTTAAAAAAGCAAGATCGTGACCTACGTGCTATGGATACAGACCCCAATAACACTTTTCAAAAATGGGAATTTTTACTCAAAAAGCATGTCCCAAAAGATTGTGTGAAATCTGTGGAAAAATGGCTTAAAGATGGAGATTTCCAAACATCTACCGAGACACTCAAATATGACAACCCAACTTTGACCGGATATAATTTGATGAATTTCAGATTCTACACCCTCACAGAAGCGCTTGAAATTCTGAAATCACCACGACACCACAAGTTCATATACTGCATAGCGGGAAACTTGTCTGTATTTGGAGAATGGGATCAGCTGCTTGTTCAAAGACACAATTTGAACAAGTCTTTGGTGTTCAGATACCATGTATACATCACAAGTCTTGTTGATAAAACTGTCGCTTTTCTCAAAGACAAACGGTTGTTGATTAAGGTGCATGTATGTAATGGTTTGCAACTATCATCACAATTACCACCCGGTGTTCAGTTTGACCGCATTTTCACCTCCAACATAGCGGATTATGTTGGTACTAAAACTCTACTGAAGACATTTAAACCTCTTCTGAAAACCAGCAACAAGCAGGCCGTTCTTATCACTCAATATCTTTAttggtgtaaaaatacatttcttGAAGCTGTAGTTGAGAGCAATCATGAACTCGCTGTCGATGGAACATACAAAGCATTGTTATTGGCTGCAAGAAAAGATACTGGGAGAGAAGATATCGATGAGATGTTGAAGTACGCCGGTATGGGCAAAGGAAATACAAATTTCTTCATGTTGGACAATGCTTCTGGAGTTGATCCACAGGCAATGATTAATGCCATGAGCAAAATGGGGGTTGATGAGTTCCTCACACAAGAATACTTCAACAACATGGTGTATTTCATCAGTCTTCTGAGAGCTGATCTGATGGCATGTGATCAGAGCTTACCAATGAGTAAAGCTGTTCCTTTCCAAAAGGTAACATGCATGGAAGGATTCAAGATGCAAGATTTTAGGCGAGAACTGAACAGAGTGGTGCCATTTGCATATCGACGTAATGCTAGACCAGTCAACTTGCTGAAAGCAATGGAACGGATGGTTGAATGGCGCTTATCTGCTGAGTAA